The segment TCCACTGGAAGGGATGAAGCAGTTGTTAAACACCATAGAAATAGTAAAAAGCAGGTTAAACCACCACTTGGAAATTTTAGGTATACTTCCTGCTCTTTTTGACAAAAGAACCAATATTGGGAAAGAAATATTGGAAGGTATCCGGGAATATTTCAAGAATAAGGTTTTTAATTCGGTCATTAATATGAATGTAACGCTTGTTGAAGCCTCCAGCGCCGGCAGGCCGATTACTGTCTATGACCGCAAATCAACCGGCGCCAAAGACTATAGAGATCTTTGCGGGGAAATTTTTAATATTGTCGAATGAATAAAAAAAGAGTGGATCAAAGAATTAAAAAAAGAATAAGCTCGGTATTAAAAAACATTCCTCCAGAGAAAAAATCGAAAGAACCCAGGCTCAAAAAACCTATTTTCTCTATTTTTTCCAGAAAATCAACCCGGGAGCAGATCGGGAAGCTTTCACCTCTTTTCCGGGCAACTTCGCTAAAAAAGCCCATGCCCCCGGATGAGTCTTTAAAACCAAAATTTTCCAAAGGCAGTATAAAAAATATCCGCCTTTTTATCAAAGAAAAAGTCAAATCCTGGGCAAGCGCATTTATGAAGAGTTTAGGTTTCACCCGGGAATTGACAAATGTCTGGGGTTTGGATATCGGAACAGACTGCATAAAACTGCTAAAGATGTCCCACGAAAAAGAACAGCCTGTTTTAATAAAACTTTCCTGCGAAATTATCCCTTCCAGGTTTCATAACGCAGGCCCCCAGCGCAGCGAATATATAAAACAGATTTTAAAAAAAATGGTTCTAAAGCATCAAGCAGGAGGAGAAGTTGTAAATTGCGCAATCAGCAATCCGCTGTTAACCGTCCGCGTTGTTAAAGTACCGCCGATGGCTGAGCAGGAAATTTCCAAAGCAATCAGGCAAAGGCTTGTTCAACAATACAGAATTGATTTAGATAAAGAGATAGCCAGATTCGTAATTTTAGGAGAGAAAGAAGACAGGAATGTTAAACAGATGCAGATACTGACTATTACTGTTCCCAGGGAAATAATTACGGCACAATTTAATTTGGTCAAACAGAGCGGATTGAAACCCATTGTCATTGAACCGGACTATTTTTCACTCGTTTTTTCTTACCTCGAAAATCATCAATACAAACCGGAAGAGGTCATTATGCTTTTGAACATTGGAGCCCGATACAGTTCTTTTAGCTTTGTCAGCAACGGTAATTTGAATTTTAACCGCAGTATTTTGTTCGGAAGCAATGAATTGCTGTCTGCCCTGGTCAATAATCTGAACATTTCTTTTCAGGAAGCGGAAAAAAAATTAAAGACATTTGGTATTCCCATGACAGATTGGCATTATCTTACCTCCCGGGATAATAAGGAAGCTTCTTCGGAAGAATCAATGTTTTTTAGAGCAATGCAGGTTGCTCTGGAAAAAATAATCACTGAATTTCATAATACCCTTAACTTTTATTTTTATCAGTTATCTGGTTCAGCCGCGCAAAAGCTTGATAAAATTCTAATCAGCGGAGGCGGCAGTAAAATAAAAAATTTTAAGGAATTTTTAAATCTCCGTTTGGAGATACCGGTGGAAACACTCGATTCTCTTAAGAATGTACAAATTGCAGATAAGATTGACAAGAAGTTAATCGAGGAGTTTTCCGGACAATTAGATGTAGTAATTGGTTTAGTCCTGAGAAAGATAATTTAATGCAGAGAATTAATCTCATCCCTGAGGAAATTGTCCTAAAACCGACGATTCAGTTTAAAAGCAGGGTATTGTTAAGCAAGCTTTTGTTTTTACCCTTGCTGGTGGCGTTTTTTTGTGCTGTCGATGCCTTTCCCCAATTTGCCACAATTCGTAACTTGCAGGATAGATTAAAGACAGCAGAAGAAAAGTGTATTGCCGCCGTCAAAAGACTGGAGGACACCGTTGCGGGTGAAAGTCATCTTCAGGGGCAAATAGAGGAATGGGAACAAAAAACGGTCTTACTTAAAGAAGAAAAAAGCAGTCTTGAGCAGGAATTAAAAGCGGTAATTAAATGGTCGGATGTATTGATTGAATTAAGCAGAATAACTTCTGAAAATACATGGTTAGACAAGATACTTTTAGATAAAGATATTTTAACAATAGAGGGTTTTACGCTTTCCAACTTAAAAGTAAGCGAGTTTTTAAAAAGTCTGGAAAATTCTCCGCTTTTTAACGAGGTTGAATTTAGGTCCACGGAACGTAAGAAACTGGAAGAAAGAGAAGAAGATATTATTGAGTTCCGGATAATTGGCAAATTGCATTAGACGGCGGGTTATAAATTAGAATGGCAGAATTAAAATCGGGCCTATTTAGTTCGTTAAAAGTAAAAGAAAAAATTTGGATTATTCTGCTAATTTCAATTTTAATCTGGGGAGGTTATTACCGGGCAGTGCATTGTCAAAATCGCTGCCGGATAAAAGGCCTGCGGTCCCGGATAAGAGAAATTCAGGATAAAACATTCAAAGCCGAAGACCAGATTTCGCCTTCTTATTTAAGATTAGAAAAGAGGTTGGAAGATGTAAAGCAGGATTTTAAACTGCTTGAACGGGGTCTGGATTCAATTTATAGTGAGATGTTCAGGACAGATCATACCTCAGAGCTGCTGAAGTATCTTACAGCCAAACATGTTCCA is part of the Candidatus Omnitrophota bacterium genome and harbors:
- the pilM gene encoding type IV pilus assembly protein PilM, whose amino-acid sequence is MNKKRVDQRIKKRISSVLKNIPPEKKSKEPRLKKPIFSIFSRKSTREQIGKLSPLFRATSLKKPMPPDESLKPKFSKGSIKNIRLFIKEKVKSWASAFMKSLGFTRELTNVWGLDIGTDCIKLLKMSHEKEQPVLIKLSCEIIPSRFHNAGPQRSEYIKQILKKMVLKHQAGGEVVNCAISNPLLTVRVVKVPPMAEQEISKAIRQRLVQQYRIDLDKEIARFVILGEKEDRNVKQMQILTITVPREIITAQFNLVKQSGLKPIVIEPDYFSLVFSYLENHQYKPEEVIMLLNIGARYSSFSFVSNGNLNFNRSILFGSNELLSALVNNLNISFQEAEKKLKTFGIPMTDWHYLTSRDNKEASSEESMFFRAMQVALEKIITEFHNTLNFYFYQLSGSAAQKLDKILISGGGSKIKNFKEFLNLRLEIPVETLDSLKNVQIADKIDKKLIEEFSGQLDVVIGLVLRKII
- a CDS encoding PilN domain-containing protein, which produces MQRINLIPEEIVLKPTIQFKSRVLLSKLLFLPLLVAFFCAVDAFPQFATIRNLQDRLKTAEEKCIAAVKRLEDTVAGESHLQGQIEEWEQKTVLLKEEKSSLEQELKAVIKWSDVLIELSRITSENTWLDKILLDKDILTIEGFTLSNLKVSEFLKSLENSPLFNEVEFRSTERKKLEEREEDIIEFRIIGKLH